A region of Toxorhynchites rutilus septentrionalis strain SRP chromosome 1, ASM2978413v1, whole genome shotgun sequence DNA encodes the following proteins:
- the LOC129761819 gene encoding protein distal antenna-like isoform X2, which translates to MMMATKGKRPLRHLTATDKIDAIQRIHDGESKASVARDIGVPESTLRGWCKNEEKLRYMSRQSAENADKLTSEATAAALTAAAAAELFNGPPEKRMKLEQGLFGNGKLKYDDSFYKSPRGPMNGLDLSGGDKGLGVSGGDIIMNGLHGADFSAFAKTAAEISALSKSKEMNLKGYGADLSKHGDPTKADLSMAAISPLTSLSHLSGMSSLAQSPLALSFNEIANNLNLIAQLHNNHNLTTMSNLGGLSAAQSLRNARPKANTSQSPRTSSLSESNGDKTPSLTVRNLAKLQQKSELTNGRDPNAPVDEALWYWLKSQQLNSLYSTMPRPSSPQQSSSPPQQHQQLQHHPSTQTPTPPIVSTPQPTPPSSAPSLTPEDTKNSSWFWQWYKTFGASLMPGDKSNNNTINTNANSKQSSYENILYSQLTKGQNPDSLNNNAQPMNLNINGSSGQDNLKTEPEDLSNHNNNSSGHLAAPDDHQRFNPSPSTSIKSEPKPEDDEEPQPTTHGEEELPAEPKTNGKVKEVLDNLLFQQTDEDRDSPAPGSMRRSVSPAISNHNGNNSTHDPSELITSNGLPSDEVKSEISEDSNQFAVEIKSSADAVELGEKFLKWLESCSDPNVTAMQVVQFKFLLNSIKLSAERQQQQTVASSGGEERTRVRRRK; encoded by the exons ATGATGATGGCAACGAAAGGCAAACGCCCACTGCGGCATCTCACGGCCACGGATAAGATCGATGCGATTCAGCGGATTCACGACGGCGAATCGAAGGCATCGGTGGCGCGGGATATCGGCGTCCCGGAGTCTACACTGCGAGGATGGTGCAAGAACGAGGAAAAATTGCGCTACATGTCCCGCCAGTCAGCGGAGAATGCAGACAAACTGACGAGCGAAGCCACGGCAGCTGCCTTGACGGCCGCCGCGGCAGCAGAACTCTTCAACGGACCACCCGAGAAGCGCATGAAGCTGGAGCAGGGACTGTTCGGCAATGGGAAGCTGAAATACGACGACAGTTTCTACAAGAGCCCGAGGGGCCCGATGAATGGGCTCGATCTCAGCGGAGGGGACAAAGGTCTGGGAGTTTCCGGAGGGGACATCATCATGAACGGACTGCACGGTGCGGATTTCAGTGCGTTCGCTAAGACAGCTGCCGAGATATCGGCCCTCAGCAAGTCCAAAGAGATGAATCTCAAGGGATACGGTGCAGATCTTAGCAAACACGGGGATCCAACGAAGGCAGATCTCTCAATGGCCGCCATCAGTCCTCTGACCAGCCTGAGTCACCTGTCGGGGATGTCCAGCCTGGCCCAGAGCCCGCTGGCATTGAGCTTCAACGAAATCGCTAACAATCTGAACCTGATAGCGCAGCTCCACAACAATCACAACCTAACGACGATGTCCAATCTGGGAGGACTGAGCGCGGCCCAATCGCTTCGCAATGCACGCCCCAAGGCCAATACTAGTCAGAGCCCCCGCACTTCGAGTCTGTCCGAGTCGAACGGTGACAAGACTCCCTCGCTAACGGTTCGCAATTTGGCCAAGCTGCAGCAAAAAAGCGAGCTTACTAACG GTCGTGATCCAAATGCACCGGTCGACGAAGCGCTCTGGTATTGGCTCAAATCCCAACAGCTGAACAGTCTCTATTCGACGATGCCGCGTCCCTCCAGTCCCCAGCAGAGTTCCTCCCCACCCCAGCAGCACCAACAGCTCCAGCACCACCCATCGACTCAAACGCCAACGCCACCAATCGTCTCAACGCCTCAGCCGACACCCCCGTCATCCGCTCCGTCCCTCACCCCAGAGGACACCAAAAATTCCTCCTGGTTTTGGCAATGGTACAAAACTTTCGGCGCCTCGCTAATGCCCGGCGACAAATCCAACAATAACACTATCAACACCAACGCCAACTCCAAGCAGTCATCGTACGAGAACATTCTCTACTCTCAGCTTACCAAGGGACAGAACCCGGATTCACTCAACAACAACGCTCAGCCGATGAATCTGAACATCAACGGTTCCAGCGGCCAAGATAATCTCAAAACGGAACCGGAGGATCTCTCGAACCACAACAACAACTCCTCGGGGCACCTTGCTGCCCCGGACGATCATCAGCGCTTCAATCCGAGCCCATCGACGAGTATCAAATCCGAACCAAAGCCCGAAGATGACGAGGAACCACAACCCACAACCCATGGCGAAGAGGAACTCCCGGCGGAACCAAAAACCAACGGCAAAGTCAAGGAAGTTCTCGACAATCTTCTGTTCCAGCAGACCGACGAAGACCGGGACAGCCCTGCCCCGGGGTCGATGCGCCGCTCGGTCAGCCCCGCCATTAGCAACCACAACGGTAACAACAGCACCCACGATCCCAGCGAGTTGATCACCTCCAACGGACTGCCCTCCGACGAAGTGAAGAGCGAGATCTCCGAGGACTCCAATCAGTTCGCGGTGGAAATCAAAAGCTCCGCCGATGCCGTCGAGCTGGGTGAAAAGTTTCTCAAGTGGTTGGAGTCCTGCAGTGACCCGAACGTTACCGCCATGCAGGTCGTCCAGTTCAAGTTCCTGCTCAACAGCATCAAGCTGAGCGCCGaaaggcagcagcagcaaacgGTGGCCAGCAGCGGCGGCGAGGAACGCACCCGAGTTCGAAGACGGAAGTAA
- the LOC129761819 gene encoding protein distal antenna-like isoform X1 codes for MMMATKGKRPLRHLTATDKIDAIQRIHDGESKASVARDIGVPESTLRGWCKNEEKLRYMSRQSAENADKLTSEATAAALTAAAAAELFNGPPEKRMKLEQGLFGNGKLKYDDSFYKSPRGPMNGLDLSGGDKGLGVSGGDIIMNGLHGADFSAFAKTAAEISALSKSKEMNLKGYGADLSKHGDPTKADLSMAAISPLTSLSHLSGMSSLAQSPLALSFNEIANNLNLIAQLHNNHNLTTMSNLGGLSAAQSLRNARPKANTSQSPRTSSLSESNGDKTPSLTVRNLAKLQQKSELTNGMIHGINLNDKYKQQSSAAPLGRDPNAPVDEALWYWLKSQQLNSLYSTMPRPSSPQQSSSPPQQHQQLQHHPSTQTPTPPIVSTPQPTPPSSAPSLTPEDTKNSSWFWQWYKTFGASLMPGDKSNNNTINTNANSKQSSYENILYSQLTKGQNPDSLNNNAQPMNLNINGSSGQDNLKTEPEDLSNHNNNSSGHLAAPDDHQRFNPSPSTSIKSEPKPEDDEEPQPTTHGEEELPAEPKTNGKVKEVLDNLLFQQTDEDRDSPAPGSMRRSVSPAISNHNGNNSTHDPSELITSNGLPSDEVKSEISEDSNQFAVEIKSSADAVELGEKFLKWLESCSDPNVTAMQVVQFKFLLNSIKLSAERQQQQTVASSGGEERTRVRRRK; via the coding sequence ATGATGATGGCAACGAAAGGCAAACGCCCACTGCGGCATCTCACGGCCACGGATAAGATCGATGCGATTCAGCGGATTCACGACGGCGAATCGAAGGCATCGGTGGCGCGGGATATCGGCGTCCCGGAGTCTACACTGCGAGGATGGTGCAAGAACGAGGAAAAATTGCGCTACATGTCCCGCCAGTCAGCGGAGAATGCAGACAAACTGACGAGCGAAGCCACGGCAGCTGCCTTGACGGCCGCCGCGGCAGCAGAACTCTTCAACGGACCACCCGAGAAGCGCATGAAGCTGGAGCAGGGACTGTTCGGCAATGGGAAGCTGAAATACGACGACAGTTTCTACAAGAGCCCGAGGGGCCCGATGAATGGGCTCGATCTCAGCGGAGGGGACAAAGGTCTGGGAGTTTCCGGAGGGGACATCATCATGAACGGACTGCACGGTGCGGATTTCAGTGCGTTCGCTAAGACAGCTGCCGAGATATCGGCCCTCAGCAAGTCCAAAGAGATGAATCTCAAGGGATACGGTGCAGATCTTAGCAAACACGGGGATCCAACGAAGGCAGATCTCTCAATGGCCGCCATCAGTCCTCTGACCAGCCTGAGTCACCTGTCGGGGATGTCCAGCCTGGCCCAGAGCCCGCTGGCATTGAGCTTCAACGAAATCGCTAACAATCTGAACCTGATAGCGCAGCTCCACAACAATCACAACCTAACGACGATGTCCAATCTGGGAGGACTGAGCGCGGCCCAATCGCTTCGCAATGCACGCCCCAAGGCCAATACTAGTCAGAGCCCCCGCACTTCGAGTCTGTCCGAGTCGAACGGTGACAAGACTCCCTCGCTAACGGTTCGCAATTTGGCCAAGCTGCAGCAAAAAAGCGAGCTTACTAACGGTATGATCCATGGTATTAATCTAAACGACAAATATAAACAACAATCATCTGCTGCTCCCCTAGGTCGTGATCCAAATGCACCGGTCGACGAAGCGCTCTGGTATTGGCTCAAATCCCAACAGCTGAACAGTCTCTATTCGACGATGCCGCGTCCCTCCAGTCCCCAGCAGAGTTCCTCCCCACCCCAGCAGCACCAACAGCTCCAGCACCACCCATCGACTCAAACGCCAACGCCACCAATCGTCTCAACGCCTCAGCCGACACCCCCGTCATCCGCTCCGTCCCTCACCCCAGAGGACACCAAAAATTCCTCCTGGTTTTGGCAATGGTACAAAACTTTCGGCGCCTCGCTAATGCCCGGCGACAAATCCAACAATAACACTATCAACACCAACGCCAACTCCAAGCAGTCATCGTACGAGAACATTCTCTACTCTCAGCTTACCAAGGGACAGAACCCGGATTCACTCAACAACAACGCTCAGCCGATGAATCTGAACATCAACGGTTCCAGCGGCCAAGATAATCTCAAAACGGAACCGGAGGATCTCTCGAACCACAACAACAACTCCTCGGGGCACCTTGCTGCCCCGGACGATCATCAGCGCTTCAATCCGAGCCCATCGACGAGTATCAAATCCGAACCAAAGCCCGAAGATGACGAGGAACCACAACCCACAACCCATGGCGAAGAGGAACTCCCGGCGGAACCAAAAACCAACGGCAAAGTCAAGGAAGTTCTCGACAATCTTCTGTTCCAGCAGACCGACGAAGACCGGGACAGCCCTGCCCCGGGGTCGATGCGCCGCTCGGTCAGCCCCGCCATTAGCAACCACAACGGTAACAACAGCACCCACGATCCCAGCGAGTTGATCACCTCCAACGGACTGCCCTCCGACGAAGTGAAGAGCGAGATCTCCGAGGACTCCAATCAGTTCGCGGTGGAAATCAAAAGCTCCGCCGATGCCGTCGAGCTGGGTGAAAAGTTTCTCAAGTGGTTGGAGTCCTGCAGTGACCCGAACGTTACCGCCATGCAGGTCGTCCAGTTCAAGTTCCTGCTCAACAGCATCAAGCTGAGCGCCGaaaggcagcagcagcaaacgGTGGCCAGCAGCGGCGGCGAGGAACGCACCCGAGTTCGAAGACGGAAGTAA